The DNA sequence AGCTTGGCGTTGAACTCGCCGCTGAACACGTTGAAGCGCAAGGCCTGGGCTTGCTGCAAGGCCTCGGCGCCGATCAGGCGTTCGGCTTGCAGGCGGCGTTCATTGCCGGTGTCGCTGATGCGGGCGATCTGAGTCATGTGAATCTCCGTACGGGCCTTGAACCCGTCATGGGTTGCAGCCGATCGACTTTCTTTATGCAGCCGTGTTGTGCAAAGTCAGGCTATGTAGCCCCGGTGTCATCGCCATGAATGTTTGGTGATGCTTATATGACAGCCCACGAGGAGCCTCTGATGACCTGGTCGACCCTGCTTGAATGCCGCGAACGCCTGCCCGCTGTTGCCGATCTGGCGGAGGGCTTCGCCACGTTGCTGCATCAACTGGGCAGCGTGACGCCGTTCGAACTGGCGGTGGCGGGAGGGCGGCGGATGGCGACGCCGGGGCTGGCGTTTCTGGTGGGTTATCAGGCGGCGCTGCGCATGCTCTGGCCGAGCGCGCCGCCGAGCCTCGGCGCGTTGTGTGCGACCGAGCAGCGCAGCCTGCGCCCGGCGGACATGCAGACCCGGCTCACGGATCTGCGCCTCACCGGACAAAAGGATTTCGTCACCGCCGGCGATGCGGCGGACTGGCTGCTGATCGCCGCGCGCAGTGAACAACCCGGCGAATCACCGCGCCTGAGTCTGGCGGTGGTGTATCCCGGCGAGACCGGCGTGCGGGTGGAAAAACTCCCGGCGCTGCCGTTGATGCCGGACATCAGCCATGGCCGGCTGCATCTCGACGATGCGTTGTGTGAATTGCTCGCCGGGGACGGTTGGGATGCTTACGTCAAACCGTTCCGCACCCTTGAAGATGTCTATGTGCTCAGCGCAATGACGGCGTGGCTGTACGGCGTCAGTCAGGACAGCGGCTGGCCGCAGCCGCTGCAATTGCGCTTGCTGGCGCTGTTGGCCGGTTGCGCGGAAGTCAGTCGCCAGCCGCCGAACAATCCGGCCGGGCATGTGTTGCTCGGCGGATTGTTTGCGCAGTTCGACGGGCTTAAAGCCGAAGTTGATCAGGCGCTGCGCGACAGCAATCCTGAGTGGGCGGCGATGTGGCAGCGCGATCAATCGGTCATGCAACTGGCCGCAGGTGCGCGGGCCAAGCGTCTGGCCAAGGCCTTAGCGGTGAATTGACCGGCCCCATCGCGGGCAAGCCCGCTCCCACAGGGTTAGAGGATTGCCACAAGTTGTCAACATGCCACGGATCCTGTGGGAGCTGGCTTGCCAGCGATGGCGGTCTATTGGGCAGCCGAAATCTCAAATTTGTCATCAATCCTGACTACCCTCAGCAGGTTCATCCCCAGAGCCCTCACCATGTTCAAAGGCCTGTCCCTGTTTCTGCTGCTGATCAGCTTCACGGTTCAGGCCGAACAATGGCCGGGCGAGCAATGGCCGACCGGCCCGAAAATTACCGCTCCCGCCGTCGAAGCTTTGGAGACCTACGCCTTCCCGACCCGCGATGACAGCACCCGCAAAGGCATTCGCACCGACGCCTTGCTGGTGATCCGCGACGGCCAGGTCATCTACGAACGCTACGCCGCCGCGACCACCGCCGACACTCCGCACCTGACCTGGTCGATCAGCAAAAGCCTGATGGCCACGGTGTTCGGCGTGGCGTACGGCGAAGGCTTGTTCAAGCTCGATGACCCGGCCGCGCAATATTACCCGGCGCTGGAAAAACACCCGGCCATCACGATCAAGGATCTGCTGCACTGGGCGTCGGGCATCGACTGGCAGGAAGACTACGAATACGCCCCGTTGAAATCCTCGGTGGTGGCGATGCTCTACACCCGTGGTCACCGCGACATGGCCGCCTTCACCGCCGACCACGACAGTTACGCGCCAGCAGGCCAGGCGTTCCGCTACTCCAGCGGCGACAGCAATCTGTTGTCCGCGGCACTGAAAACCATCGTCGGCCCGCAACGTTATCCGGACTATCCGTGGACAGCGCTTTTCGATCCCCTGGGCATCCGCCATGCCACGTGGGAAACCGACGCCACGGGCACCTTCGTCGCCTCCTCCTACGCTTATATGACCGCCCGGGACCTGGCGCGAATCGGTCTGTTGATGGAACGGGACGGACGCTGGAACGACCGGCAGTTGCTGCCCAAAGATTGGGTCGCCTTCAATCGCCAACCCTTCGCCGGCTACAAGGCTAATCAGGACGAAGCCGTGCCCGGTGCCCAGTGGTGGCTCAATCGCCCGGCAGATGGCGCGCCTTCGCCGTGGCCCGACGCACCGCCCGACACCTTCGCCGCCCTCGGCCACTGGGGCCAGGCGCTGTACGTAATCCCGAGCGAAAAACTGGTGATCGTCCGCTACGCCGATGACCGCGACGGCAGCTATCGCCACAACGAATTGCTCAAGCGCGTGCTGGGGGCGTTGCGGCCATGAAACTGTTCAGACGAATCCTGCTGGTGCTGTTGGTCGTGCTGCTGGGCTGGGGCTGGCACGAACGCGAAAACCTGTGGGCCTTCCCGGACATCATCAGCGCCTACACCGCCAAGGAATATTGTTCGTGCCGCTATGTGATGAACAACGACGCCGAGTATTGCAGGGGCTACGTGAAGCAGTGGTTGCCCAGCGAACTGACCGATGACCGCACGCAAAAAATCGTCACC is a window from the Pseudomonas gozinkensis genome containing:
- a CDS encoding acyl-CoA dehydrogenase family protein → MTWSTLLECRERLPAVADLAEGFATLLHQLGSVTPFELAVAGGRRMATPGLAFLVGYQAALRMLWPSAPPSLGALCATEQRSLRPADMQTRLTDLRLTGQKDFVTAGDAADWLLIAARSEQPGESPRLSLAVVYPGETGVRVEKLPALPLMPDISHGRLHLDDALCELLAGDGWDAYVKPFRTLEDVYVLSAMTAWLYGVSQDSGWPQPLQLRLLALLAGCAEVSRQPPNNPAGHVLLGGLFAQFDGLKAEVDQALRDSNPEWAAMWQRDQSVMQLAAGARAKRLAKALAVN
- a CDS encoding serine hydrolase domain-containing protein, with the protein product MFKGLSLFLLLISFTVQAEQWPGEQWPTGPKITAPAVEALETYAFPTRDDSTRKGIRTDALLVIRDGQVIYERYAAATTADTPHLTWSISKSLMATVFGVAYGEGLFKLDDPAAQYYPALEKHPAITIKDLLHWASGIDWQEDYEYAPLKSSVVAMLYTRGHRDMAAFTADHDSYAPAGQAFRYSSGDSNLLSAALKTIVGPQRYPDYPWTALFDPLGIRHATWETDATGTFVASSYAYMTARDLARIGLLMERDGRWNDRQLLPKDWVAFNRQPFAGYKANQDEAVPGAQWWLNRPADGAPSPWPDAPPDTFAALGHWGQALYVIPSEKLVIVRYADDRDGSYRHNELLKRVLGALRP
- a CDS encoding amidase yields the protein MKLFRRILLVLLVVLLGWGWHERENLWAFPDIISAYTAKEYCSCRYVMNNDAEYCRGYVKQWLPSELTDDRTQKIVTASGLGRSNSARWQGERQGCRLNP